One genomic segment of Streptomyces sp. TLI_146 includes these proteins:
- a CDS encoding helix-turn-helix domain-containing protein: MAADQRPLNEVVFLTVAEVASVMRVSKMTVYRLVHSGHLPAIRVGRSFRVPEQAVQEYLRESFVGVETA, from the coding sequence ATGGCTGCTGATCAGAGGCCTCTGAACGAGGTCGTGTTCCTGACCGTGGCGGAAGTCGCCTCGGTGATGCGAGTGTCGAAGATGACCGTGTACCGCTTGGTGCACAGCGGTCATCTGCCGGCGATCCGGGTGGGCAGGTCGTTCAGGGTCCCGGAACAGGCGGTTCAGGAGTACCTCCGAGAGTCCTTCGTGGGGGTGGAGACAGCCTGA
- a CDS encoding HAD family phosphatase, giving the protein MAVLGWLTPRRRSATARSVLAGEAAAEAARKSEQELAELAEAEARRKADADSGSGAPSEPEFPVVGDDLAAAFFDLDNTVMQGAAIFHFGRGLYKRKFFQRRDLARFAWQQAWFRLAGVEDPEHMQDARESALSIVKGHRVSELMTIGEEIYDEYMADRIWPGTRALAQAHLDAGQKVWLVTAAPVETATIIARRLGLTGALGTVAESVGGVYTGRLVGEPLHGPAKAEAVRALAAAEGLDLTRCAAYSDSHNDIPMLSLVGHPYAINPDAKLRKHARAREWRLRDYRTGRKAAKVGIPAAAGVGALAGGTAAAVALHRRRR; this is encoded by the coding sequence ATGGCCGTACTGGGATGGCTCACCCCTCGTAGGCGCTCGGCGACAGCCCGCAGCGTGCTGGCCGGCGAGGCCGCAGCCGAGGCAGCCCGCAAATCCGAACAGGAACTGGCGGAACTGGCCGAAGCGGAAGCCAGAAGGAAAGCCGACGCGGATTCCGGTTCCGGTGCTCCCTCCGAGCCTGAGTTCCCGGTCGTCGGGGACGACCTGGCCGCAGCCTTCTTCGACCTCGACAACACGGTGATGCAGGGCGCGGCGATCTTCCACTTCGGGCGCGGCCTGTACAAGCGGAAGTTCTTCCAGCGCCGCGACCTGGCACGGTTCGCCTGGCAGCAGGCGTGGTTCCGGCTGGCCGGGGTCGAGGACCCCGAGCACATGCAGGACGCGCGCGAGAGCGCCCTGTCCATTGTCAAGGGCCACCGCGTCTCCGAGCTGATGACCATCGGCGAGGAGATCTACGACGAGTACATGGCGGACCGCATCTGGCCCGGCACCCGCGCACTGGCCCAGGCGCACCTGGACGCGGGGCAGAAGGTGTGGCTGGTGACGGCCGCGCCGGTGGAGACCGCGACGATCATCGCGCGCCGGCTCGGCCTGACGGGCGCGCTCGGCACGGTCGCGGAGTCCGTGGGCGGCGTGTACACCGGCCGCCTGGTGGGCGAGCCGCTGCACGGCCCCGCCAAGGCGGAGGCGGTACGCGCCCTGGCGGCGGCGGAGGGCCTGGACCTCACGCGCTGCGCGGCGTACAGCGACTCCCACAACGACATCCCCATGCTGTCCCTGGTGGGCCACCCCTACGCCATCAACCCCGACGCGAAGCTGCGCAAGCACGCCCGGGCGAGGGAGTGGCGCCTGCGGGACTACCGCACGGGCCGAAAGGCGGCGAAGGTCGGCATCCCGGCGGCGGCGGGGGTAGGCGCGCTGGCCGGCGGCACGGCGGCGGCGGTGGCCCTGCACCGCCGCAGGCGCTGA
- a CDS encoding 30S ribosomal protein bS22, which yields MGSVIKKRRKRMAKKKHRKLLKRTRVQRRNKK from the coding sequence GTGGGCTCTGTTATCAAGAAGCGGCGCAAGCGGATGGCTAAGAAGAAGCACCGCAAGCTGCTCAAGCGCACCCGCGTTCAGCGTCGCAACAAGAAGTAA
- a CDS encoding HAD family phosphatase, with the protein MRYDLIIFDNDGVLVDSEPISNTILAGYLTELGFPTSYEESIRDYMGSAMHRIHDLIQERTGQVLPADFDDAFHARVFAAFERELQPVAGAADVLAKLVADGVPYCVASSGSHERIRVGHRTTGLDEWFEEEWVFSSQDVGRGKPAPDLFLYAAERMGVAPERCAVVEDSPLGVQAARAAGMDVYGFTAMTPEERLQGATALFSDMAQLRELLG; encoded by the coding sequence ATGCGCTATGACCTCATCATCTTCGACAACGACGGCGTGCTCGTCGACAGCGAGCCGATCTCGAACACCATCCTCGCCGGGTACCTCACCGAGCTGGGCTTCCCCACCTCGTACGAGGAATCCATTCGCGACTACATGGGCTCCGCCATGCACCGCATCCACGACCTGATCCAGGAGCGGACCGGGCAGGTGCTGCCCGCCGACTTCGACGACGCCTTTCATGCCCGGGTCTTCGCCGCCTTCGAGCGGGAGCTCCAGCCGGTGGCCGGGGCCGCCGACGTGCTCGCGAAGCTGGTGGCGGACGGGGTGCCGTACTGCGTCGCGTCCTCCGGGAGCCATGAGCGGATCCGCGTGGGGCACCGTACGACCGGGCTCGACGAGTGGTTCGAGGAGGAGTGGGTGTTCTCCTCGCAGGACGTCGGGCGCGGGAAGCCGGCGCCGGACCTGTTCCTGTACGCCGCCGAGCGCATGGGTGTCGCGCCGGAGCGGTGTGCCGTCGTCGAGGACAGCCCGCTCGGGGTGCAGGCCGCGCGGGCCGCCGGGATGGATGTGTACGGGTTCACCGCCATGACGCCCGAGGAGCGGCTCCAGGGCGCCACGGCCCTCTTCTCCGACATGGCACAGCTGCGCGAATTGCTCGGGTGA
- a CDS encoding ECF subfamily RNA polymerase sigma factor, BldN family, whose product MYPHVGVDASGLATLRAAVVDRLRGFVPTAYATAPAFATASPLGACYALADGGAAVGRRSGGRSTGTSATPTARRPSADSDSARMMDLVERAQAGEADAFGRLYDQYSDTVYRYIYYRVGGKATAEDLTSETFLRALRRISTFTWQGRDFGAWLVTIARNLVADHFKSSRFRLEVTTGEMLDANEVERSPEDSVLESLSNAALLEAVRKLNPQQQECVTLRFLQGLSVAETARVMGKNEGAIKTLQYRAVRTLARLLPEDAR is encoded by the coding sequence GTGTACCCACACGTCGGGGTTGACGCCTCGGGCCTGGCTACGCTGCGCGCAGCGGTCGTCGACCGTCTGCGCGGCTTCGTCCCCACCGCGTACGCCACCGCCCCCGCCTTCGCCACCGCCTCACCCCTCGGTGCCTGCTACGCGCTGGCAGACGGGGGTGCCGCGGTCGGAAGACGGAGCGGCGGCCGCAGCACGGGCACGTCCGCGACGCCGACCGCCCGCCGCCCCAGCGCGGACAGCGACAGCGCCCGCATGATGGACCTCGTCGAACGCGCCCAGGCGGGCGAGGCCGACGCCTTCGGACGGCTGTACGACCAGTACAGCGACACGGTGTACCGGTACATCTACTACCGCGTCGGCGGCAAGGCCACCGCCGAGGACCTCACCAGCGAGACGTTCCTGCGCGCCCTGCGCCGGATCTCCACCTTCACCTGGCAGGGCCGCGACTTCGGCGCCTGGCTGGTCACGATCGCGCGCAACCTGGTCGCGGACCACTTCAAGTCGAGCCGTTTCCGCCTCGAAGTGACCACCGGCGAAATGCTCGACGCCAATGAAGTGGAACGTTCGCCCGAGGACTCCGTCCTGGAGTCCCTCTCCAACGCCGCGCTCCTCGAAGCCGTACGGAAACTCAATCCGCAGCAGCAGGAGTGCGTCACCCTGCGCTTCCTCCAGGGCCTCTCGGTCGCCGAGACCGCCCGCGTCATGGGCAAGAACGAGGGCGCCATCAAGACCCTCCAGTACCGCGCCGTGCGCACCCTCGCCCGGCTCCTCCCCGAAGATGCCCGCTGA
- a CDS encoding MFS transporter, producing the protein MTDVRLRRGRASLALSFCAQGIAFALLVTRIPAIQDQYGISDGLLPAFLAGVPILAGVGSVTTEHLVKRVAPSVALRWVQPLVLLALLGVAAGDRMWQAAVSLAAFGLAVGGLDACMNMLGISLQRAYGRSIILGFHAAFSLGGIVGASLAWVGAHWDLSLLVSYLPVVLVLLPLCLAGSRWYVDGEAATVGPEAGSGSDAAGGKPVAFRLLLPLCLVMAFAYIGDSTVSNWSAKYLQDVLGSSEQLSTVPYNVYMVTTLLGRAAGDHGVRRFGAVAVVRGGAVLASAGFAVVAVAPGPWVGMLGFTMLGFGLCVIVPQTYAAAGRLFPQASDAAIARLNVFNYVGYLFGSPLVGGIGGAWSYRGAMLIPMVLVLLTLVYARSFGAEGARYGGGHERPHTVDVG; encoded by the coding sequence ATGACAGACGTACGCCTGCGGCGGGGCCGGGCGTCCCTCGCGCTCAGCTTCTGCGCGCAGGGCATCGCCTTCGCCCTCCTGGTGACCCGTATCCCGGCGATCCAGGACCAGTACGGGATATCCGACGGCCTGTTGCCGGCGTTCCTCGCGGGTGTGCCGATCCTGGCCGGGGTCGGGAGCGTCACCACCGAGCACCTGGTGAAGCGGGTGGCGCCCAGTGTGGCGCTGCGGTGGGTGCAGCCGCTCGTGCTGCTCGCGCTGCTCGGCGTCGCGGCCGGGGACCGAATGTGGCAGGCGGCCGTCTCGCTCGCGGCGTTCGGGCTGGCCGTCGGCGGGCTCGACGCGTGCATGAACATGCTGGGGATCAGCCTTCAGCGCGCGTACGGGCGCAGCATCATCCTGGGCTTCCACGCCGCGTTCAGCCTCGGCGGGATCGTGGGCGCCTCGCTCGCCTGGGTGGGGGCGCACTGGGACCTGTCGCTGCTCGTCTCGTATCTGCCGGTCGTCCTGGTGCTGCTGCCGCTGTGTCTGGCCGGGAGCCGGTGGTACGTGGACGGGGAGGCGGCCACTGTCGGCCCGGAGGCCGGTTCCGGGAGCGACGCGGCGGGTGGCAAGCCCGTCGCCTTCCGGCTGCTGCTGCCGCTCTGCCTGGTGATGGCCTTCGCGTACATCGGGGACTCGACCGTCTCCAACTGGAGCGCGAAGTACCTCCAGGACGTCCTCGGCAGCTCCGAGCAACTGTCGACCGTCCCGTACAACGTCTACATGGTCACCACCCTGCTGGGGCGGGCGGCCGGGGACCACGGGGTGCGGCGGTTCGGGGCCGTGGCCGTGGTGCGGGGCGGGGCCGTGCTCGCGAGCGCCGGGTTCGCGGTCGTCGCGGTGGCGCCGGGGCCGTGGGTGGGGATGCTCGGGTTCACCATGCTGGGGTTCGGGCTGTGCGTGATCGTGCCGCAGACATACGCGGCGGCGGGGCGGCTGTTCCCGCAGGCCTCGGACGCGGCGATCGCGCGGCTCAACGTCTTCAACTACGTGGGCTACCTCTTCGGGTCGCCGCTGGTCGGCGGGATCGGCGGCGCGTGGAGCTATCGCGGCGCCATGCTCATCCCGATGGTGCTGGTTCTGCTGACGCTCGTGTACGCCCGTTCGTTCGGCGCGGAGGGCGCCCGATACGGTGGCGGGCATGAGCGGCCGCACACTGTTGATGTGGGATGA
- a CDS encoding lysophospholipid acyltransferase family protein yields the protein MADAKVIPFDDDRSRGGTQRPGRRRSGGRRGAAPEAAAAPVSALPGQQAVSQGPEGDRGLQEAAQAVGPQRDGGQAEEAREQPGGGWDRRVAGGLAFLRRRITGEYEVDEFGYDKELTDQVLMSLLRPFYEKYFRVEVKGVENIPAEGGALVVANHSGTLPLDGLMMQVAVHDHHPAGRHLRLLAADLVFMLPVVNELARKAGHTLACAEDAQALLERGEVVGVMPEGFKGIGKPFSERYKLQRFGRGGFVSTALRTGTPIVPCSIVGAEEIYPMIGNSKTLARLLGFPYFPITPTFPWLGPAGLVPLPTKWTIQFGEPIPTDGYPPEAAEDPMLMFNLTDQVREQIQHTLYKLLVQRRSVFF from the coding sequence ATGGCGGACGCCAAGGTCATTCCGTTCGACGACGACCGCTCGCGCGGCGGCACGCAGCGCCCGGGGCGCCGCCGCTCCGGCGGACGGCGGGGTGCGGCCCCGGAGGCGGCTGCCGCCCCGGTGAGCGCCCTGCCGGGCCAGCAGGCCGTCTCCCAGGGCCCGGAGGGCGATCGGGGGCTGCAGGAGGCCGCTCAGGCCGTCGGCCCGCAGCGGGACGGCGGGCAGGCCGAGGAGGCGCGGGAGCAGCCGGGCGGCGGCTGGGACCGGCGGGTCGCGGGCGGGCTCGCGTTCCTGCGGCGGCGGATCACCGGTGAGTACGAGGTCGACGAGTTCGGCTACGACAAGGAGCTCACCGACCAGGTCCTGATGTCCCTGCTCCGCCCCTTCTACGAGAAGTACTTCCGGGTGGAGGTGAAGGGCGTCGAGAACATCCCGGCCGAGGGCGGGGCGCTGGTCGTCGCCAACCACTCCGGGACGCTGCCGCTGGACGGGCTGATGATGCAGGTGGCGGTGCACGACCACCATCCGGCGGGGCGGCATCTGCGCCTCCTCGCGGCGGACCTGGTGTTCATGCTGCCGGTCGTCAACGAGCTGGCCCGCAAGGCCGGGCACACCCTGGCCTGCGCGGAGGACGCGCAGGCGCTCCTGGAGCGGGGCGAGGTCGTCGGGGTGATGCCGGAGGGCTTCAAGGGCATCGGGAAGCCGTTCAGCGAGCGGTACAAGCTCCAGCGGTTCGGGCGGGGCGGGTTCGTCTCGACCGCGCTGCGGACCGGGACGCCGATCGTGCCGTGCTCGATCGTCGGGGCCGAGGAGATCTACCCGATGATCGGCAACTCCAAGACGCTGGCGCGCCTTCTCGGTTTCCCGTACTTCCCGATCACGCCCACGTTCCCGTGGCTGGGGCCGGCCGGGCTGGTGCCGCTGCCGACGAAGTGGACGATCCAGTTCGGTGAGCCGATCCCGACCGACGGGTATCCGCCGGAGGCGGCGGAGGACCCGATGCTGATGTTCAACCTGACGGACCAGGTGCGGGAGCAGATCCAGCACACGCTGTACAAACTGCTGGTGCAGCGGCGATCGGTCTTCTTCTGA
- a CDS encoding DUF5667 domain-containing protein, translated as MIANVSAHRRANAFAQALEEASAAQQPPATQAATAEQAAEADLLTLATVLGELPKPELDPQVKVEQRALLVAAMEQMFASGGAADPQVPEQRAGRGAHRAAPLRKLRPRSRWSKGIAAGGLSIGVAAGAFSGVAAASSDALPGDSLYGLKRGMEDLKLNLADDDADRGRIYLDQASTRLSEARRLMERGRAGDLDHEQLSEVRRALSGMQHDVTEGHRLLHAAYAKDGSLGPIAALSSFASAHRDSWSKLRDKLPAQLTDVGDEVTSVFVAIDQEVEPLRSMLPPPKTKTHGRTDTSHPSETSHTARPAPASSAPAHGTAGGGAKPQPSTPGTKPNEGLLGGSTGGLFDPPAKSTPPTSGTTPAKPPVPDVTLPPLLPGLLPGLGIEGEDAPK; from the coding sequence GTGATCGCGAACGTATCGGCGCACCGGCGGGCGAACGCCTTCGCCCAGGCCCTGGAAGAAGCCTCGGCGGCCCAGCAGCCACCCGCCACCCAGGCCGCCACGGCCGAACAGGCGGCGGAAGCCGACCTGTTGACCCTGGCGACCGTCCTCGGTGAGCTGCCCAAACCTGAGCTGGACCCACAGGTGAAGGTGGAGCAGCGGGCGCTGCTCGTGGCCGCCATGGAGCAGATGTTCGCTTCGGGCGGCGCCGCCGACCCTCAGGTGCCCGAGCAGCGAGCCGGCAGGGGCGCCCACCGGGCGGCCCCGCTCCGGAAATTGCGCCCCCGCTCCCGCTGGTCGAAGGGCATCGCTGCGGGCGGCCTCAGCATCGGTGTGGCCGCGGGCGCGTTCAGCGGCGTGGCCGCTGCCAGCTCCGACGCCCTCCCCGGTGACTCGCTGTACGGGCTGAAGCGCGGCATGGAGGACCTCAAGCTCAACCTGGCGGACGACGACGCCGACCGCGGCAGGATCTACCTCGACCAGGCCTCCACCCGGCTCAGCGAGGCCCGCCGCCTGATGGAGCGCGGCCGCGCCGGCGACCTCGACCACGAGCAGCTGAGCGAGGTCCGCCGCGCGCTCAGCGGCATGCAGCACGACGTGACGGAAGGCCACCGCCTCCTCCACGCCGCGTATGCCAAGGACGGCTCGCTCGGCCCCATCGCCGCCCTGTCGTCGTTCGCCTCGGCGCACCGCGACAGCTGGAGCAAGCTGCGCGACAAGCTGCCCGCCCAGCTCACCGACGTCGGCGACGAGGTCACCTCCGTCTTCGTCGCCATAGACCAAGAGGTCGAGCCGCTGCGCTCGATGCTCCCGCCGCCCAAGACGAAGACCCATGGGCGTACGGACACCTCGCACCCGAGCGAGACGAGCCACACGGCCCGCCCCGCCCCGGCCTCCTCGGCCCCCGCGCACGGCACGGCGGGCGGCGGCGCCAAGCCGCAGCCCTCCACCCCGGGCACCAAGCCGAACGAGGGCCTGCTCGGCGGCAGCACCGGCGGCCTCTTCGACCCTCCGGCGAAGAGCACCCCGCCGACGTCCGGCACCACCCCGGCCAAGCCGCCGGTCCCGGACGTCACCCTGCCCCCGCTCCTCCCCGGCCTGCTCCCGGGCCTGGGCATCGAGGGCGAGGACGCACCGAAGTAA
- a CDS encoding acetoin utilization protein AcuC, producing the protein MSGRTLLMWDDAVTAYDFGPSHPMDPVRLSLTMGLVRAYGLDKAVDVVAAPAAGDSTLRLVHREDYVAAVRAASADPGAADQAYGLGTVDDPAFAGMHEASALIAGQSVGAAEAVWRGDAAHAVNFAGGLHHAMPGGAAGFCIYNDAALAIARLLELGAERVAYVDVDVHHGDGVQAAFWDDPRVLTISLHEHPRLLFPGTGWPEETDADGTAVNVALPAGTGDEGWLRAFHSVVPELLAEFRPQVLVTQHGADTHFEDPLAHLAVSLDAQRAVQEACHALAHEHVAGGKWVALGGGGYAVVDVVPRSWTHLVGVAGHAPVDPASVIPSSWRDEVFARTRQLGPGRMTDGRAVLWRDWESGYDPADRLDQAILATRRAVYPLRGLLA; encoded by the coding sequence ATGAGCGGCCGCACACTGTTGATGTGGGATGACGCCGTCACGGCGTACGACTTCGGACCGAGCCATCCGATGGATCCGGTACGGCTCTCGCTGACCATGGGGTTGGTGCGGGCGTACGGGCTGGACAAGGCGGTCGACGTGGTGGCCGCGCCGGCGGCGGGGGACTCGACGCTGCGGCTCGTCCACCGCGAGGACTATGTGGCGGCCGTACGGGCCGCCTCGGCGGATCCGGGTGCCGCGGACCAGGCGTACGGCCTGGGGACCGTGGACGACCCCGCGTTCGCCGGGATGCACGAGGCGTCCGCGCTCATCGCCGGGCAGTCCGTGGGGGCCGCGGAGGCGGTGTGGCGGGGGGACGCGGCGCACGCGGTGAACTTCGCGGGTGGGCTGCACCACGCGATGCCGGGCGGGGCGGCGGGGTTCTGCATCTACAACGACGCGGCGCTCGCGATCGCCCGCCTCCTGGAGCTGGGGGCGGAGCGGGTCGCGTACGTGGATGTGGACGTGCACCACGGGGACGGCGTGCAGGCGGCGTTCTGGGACGACCCGAGGGTGCTGACGATCTCCCTCCACGAGCATCCCCGGCTGCTGTTCCCCGGGACGGGGTGGCCGGAGGAGACGGACGCGGACGGGACGGCCGTCAACGTGGCGCTGCCGGCCGGGACCGGGGACGAGGGGTGGCTGCGGGCCTTCCACTCCGTGGTGCCGGAGCTGCTGGCCGAGTTCCGCCCCCAGGTGCTGGTGACGCAGCACGGCGCGGACACGCACTTCGAGGACCCGCTGGCGCATCTGGCGGTCTCGCTGGACGCCCAGCGGGCCGTCCAGGAGGCCTGCCACGCGCTGGCGCACGAGCATGTGGCGGGCGGGAAGTGGGTGGCCCTCGGGGGCGGAGGGTACGCCGTGGTGGACGTGGTGCCGCGCTCGTGGACGCATCTGGTGGGGGTGGCGGGGCATGCCCCCGTCGACCCCGCGTCCGTGATCCCCTCCTCGTGGCGGGACGAAGTGTTCGCGCGTACGCGGCAGTTGGGGCCGGGGCGGATGACGGACGGGCGGGCCGTGCTGTGGCGTGACTGGGAGTCGGGGTACGACCCGGCGGACCGACTAGACCAGGCGATCCTGGCGACTCGTCGGGCGGTTTATCCGTTGCGGGGGTTGCTGGCGTAG
- a CDS encoding phosphatase, producing MLSTGALRAHLLAARLAGPVATSREESLRSYRLFAARDPRVTLGLDPEWGWGERDLLRLMADKCGVSPDPAHVSGPDVIDPERTLAGLDALAARIHDVAARRGAVLFGTGHPHRLLAFYAALADALSAAGCDVLTPAQGRCVDITTRFGVRTYNLDYVRGVALVREPGARGSASETGAHTHSPLPVRVALGAAATLRGRLPDLVVGDHGWVCGAGQLGIEAVGLADTDDPALFVGEAEGRVSVAVPLDDAVRSDYYRPLTRYVLNRACLSQ from the coding sequence GTGTTGAGCACCGGGGCGCTGCGGGCGCATCTGTTGGCCGCGCGGCTGGCCGGGCCTGTGGCCACCTCGCGGGAGGAGAGCCTGCGCAGCTACCGGCTGTTCGCGGCCCGGGATCCGCGGGTCACGCTCGGGCTCGACCCCGAATGGGGGTGGGGCGAGCGGGACCTGCTGCGGCTCATGGCGGACAAGTGCGGGGTGAGCCCGGATCCGGCGCATGTGTCGGGGCCGGACGTCATCGATCCGGAGCGGACGCTCGCGGGGCTCGACGCGCTGGCCGCCCGGATCCACGACGTGGCCGCGCGGCGCGGCGCCGTACTCTTCGGAACCGGACATCCACACCGGCTGCTCGCCTTCTACGCCGCCCTCGCGGACGCTTTGTCGGCGGCCGGATGTGATGTCCTCACCCCCGCGCAGGGGCGATGTGTCGACATAACGACCCGGTTCGGGGTACGTACGTACAACCTTGACTACGTACGAGGAGTCGCGCTGGTGCGCGAACCCGGCGCGCGGGGTTCCGCCAGTGAGACCGGCGCACACACCCATTCTCCGCTGCCGGTTCGGGTCGCCCTGGGGGCCGCGGCGACCCTCCGGGGGCGGCTGCCGGACCTGGTCGTGGGAGATCACGGATGGGTCTGCGGAGCAGGTCAGCTGGGTATTGAGGCGGTCGGCCTGGCCGATACGGACGATCCCGCGCTGTTCGTCGGAGAGGCCGAGGGGCGGGTGTCCGTAGCCGTTCCGCTTGATGACGCTGTGCGGTCTGATTACTACCGGCCGCTTACTCGCTATGTACTCAATCGAGCGTGTCTGTCACAGTAG
- a CDS encoding redox-sensing transcriptional repressor Rex yields MATGRTHRPATRSRGIPEATVARLPLYLRALTGLSERSVPTVSSEELAAAAGVNSAKLRKDFSYLGSYGTRGVGYDVEYLVYQISRELGLTQDWPVVIVGIGNLGAALANYGGFASRGFRVAALIDADPAMAGKPVAGIPVQHSDDLEKIISENGVSIGVIATPAGAAQPVCDRLVAAGVTSILNFAPTVLSVPEGVDVRKVDLSIELQILAFHEQRKAGEDAAAAEAGGVSEAVAPVVRGGAAVDRKGPDGDMPAVMPA; encoded by the coding sequence GTGGCAACTGGCCGAACTCACCGACCGGCGACCCGTAGCCGAGGAATCCCCGAGGCCACCGTCGCCAGGCTTCCGCTGTATCTGCGTGCGCTGACCGGACTGTCGGAGCGCTCCGTACCCACGGTCTCCTCCGAGGAGCTGGCCGCGGCCGCGGGGGTCAACTCCGCGAAGCTGCGCAAGGACTTCTCGTACCTCGGCTCGTACGGGACCAGGGGCGTCGGCTACGACGTCGAGTACCTCGTCTACCAGATCTCCCGCGAGCTCGGCCTCACCCAGGACTGGCCGGTCGTCATCGTCGGCATCGGCAACCTCGGCGCGGCCCTCGCCAACTACGGCGGCTTCGCCTCCCGTGGCTTCCGGGTCGCCGCGCTGATCGACGCGGACCCCGCGATGGCGGGCAAGCCCGTCGCCGGGATCCCGGTGCAGCACTCCGACGACCTGGAGAAGATCATCAGCGAGAACGGGGTCTCCATCGGCGTCATCGCGACGCCGGCGGGCGCCGCGCAGCCGGTCTGCGACCGTCTGGTCGCCGCCGGGGTCACCTCCATCCTGAACTTCGCGCCGACCGTCCTGTCGGTGCCCGAGGGCGTCGACGTGCGCAAGGTCGACCTCTCCATCGAGCTGCAGATCCTCGCCTTCCACGAGCAGCGCAAGGCCGGTGAGGACGCGGCCGCCGCCGAGGCCGGCGGTGTCTCCGAGGCAGTGGCGCCCGTGGTGCGCGGCGGCGCGGCCGTGGACCGGAAGGGACCCGACGGGGACATGCCCGCCGTGATGCCGGCATGA
- a CDS encoding NAD-dependent epimerase/dehydratase family protein: MGKVVLVTGVARQLGGRLVWRIQRDPEVDRVIGVDAVPPAHHLGGADFVRADIRQPAIARVLAEHAVDTVVHMDVTGTPLGAGGRTSVKETNVIGTMQLLGACQKSPSVRRLVVKSSTSVYGSAPRDPAVFTETTPPKSLPSGGFAKDAVEVEGYVRGFARRRPDVAVCVLRFANILGPGADSPLAEYFSLPVLPTVFGYDPRLQFVHEDDVIDVLRIAAHEPRRGTLNSGTFNVAGEGVLLLSQCSRRLGRPTVPVLLPAVRWVGSALRSVGVSDFSPEQIRLLTHGRVVSTEQMRQTLGFEPKYTTAGAFADFARSRGPGLLPPEALARAVDRVAALPFRPFAPGAAPATSTLSTPGAE, translated from the coding sequence TTGGGGAAGGTCGTGCTCGTCACCGGAGTGGCCCGGCAGCTCGGAGGCCGTCTCGTATGGCGCATCCAGCGTGATCCGGAAGTGGACCGGGTGATCGGCGTGGACGCCGTGCCGCCCGCCCACCATCTGGGCGGAGCCGATTTCGTACGGGCGGACATACGGCAGCCCGCCATCGCGCGCGTGCTGGCCGAGCACGCCGTGGACACCGTCGTGCACATGGACGTGACCGGCACGCCGCTGGGCGCCGGCGGGCGGACGTCCGTGAAGGAAACGAACGTCATCGGCACCATGCAGCTGCTCGGTGCGTGCCAGAAGTCGCCGTCGGTGCGGCGCCTGGTGGTGAAGTCGAGCACCAGCGTCTACGGGTCGGCGCCGCGCGATCCGGCCGTCTTCACCGAGACGACCCCGCCGAAGTCGCTGCCCAGCGGCGGCTTCGCGAAGGACGCCGTCGAGGTCGAGGGATACGTGCGCGGCTTCGCGCGGCGCCGGCCCGACGTGGCGGTGTGCGTGCTGCGGTTCGCGAACATCCTGGGGCCGGGCGCGGACTCGCCGCTCGCCGAGTACTTCTCGCTGCCGGTGCTGCCGACCGTGTTCGGCTACGACCCCCGGCTCCAGTTCGTCCACGAGGACGACGTCATCGACGTGCTGCGGATCGCCGCGCACGAGCCGAGGCGCGGGACGCTCAACAGCGGCACCTTCAACGTGGCCGGGGAGGGCGTGCTGCTGCTCTCGCAGTGCTCGCGGCGCCTCGGCCGCCCGACCGTGCCGGTGCTGCTCCCGGCGGTCCGCTGGGTGGGCTCGGCGCTGCGGTCAGTCGGCGTGAGCGACTTCTCGCCCGAGCAGATCAGGCTGCTCACCCACGGCCGGGTGGTGAGCACCGAGCAGATGCGTCAGACGCTGGGCTTCGAGCCGAAGTACACGACGGCGGGTGCGTTCGCCGACTTCGCGCGCAGCCGGGGTCCCGGGCTGCTGCCGCCGGAGGCTCTGGCGCGGGCCGTGGACCGGGTGGCGGCGCTGCCGTTCCGGCCCTTCGCCCCGGGTGCTGCTCCGGCCACTTCCACCTTGTCCACTCCCGGCGCGGAATGA
- a CDS encoding glutaredoxin family protein has translation MSPLFRRGKSPQSPGPADRSAPPLVTLIGKPGCHLCDDARAVVERVCAETGAAWEEKDITQDEALHREYWEQIPVVLVDGAQHTFWRVDPARLRGALGA, from the coding sequence ATGAGTCCTCTCTTCCGGCGGGGGAAGTCCCCGCAGAGCCCCGGCCCGGCCGACCGGTCCGCCCCGCCGCTCGTCACGCTCATCGGCAAGCCCGGCTGCCACCTGTGCGACGACGCCCGCGCCGTCGTCGAGCGCGTGTGCGCCGAGACCGGTGCGGCGTGGGAGGAGAAGGACATCACTCAGGACGAGGCGCTGCACCGCGAGTACTGGGAGCAGATTCCGGTCGTCCTCGTCGACGGCGCGCAGCACACCTTCTGGCGCGTGGACCCCGCGCGGCTCAGGGGCGCGCTGGGCGCGTGA